The Pelodiscus sinensis isolate JC-2024 chromosome 5, ASM4963464v1, whole genome shotgun sequence genome includes a region encoding these proteins:
- the PLA2G12A gene encoding group XIIA secretory phospholipase A2, translating into MACALLLPLLLACGWLGGQAPLGQCQQEPHTPDWRMTLKTIRNGVHKIDMYLNAALDLLGGEDGLCLYKCSDGSKPFPRYGYKLSPPNGCGSPLFGVNFDIGIPSMTKCCNQHDRCYDTCGSKKNDCDEQFQYCLSKICREVQKTLGISETVQACESTVQLLFDAVIHLGCKPYLDSQRAACMCQYEDKTDL; encoded by the exons ATGGCCTGcgccctgctgctgccgctgctgctggcctgtggctggctgggggggcaggcgccGCTGGGTCAGTGCCAGCAGGAGCCCCACACCCCGGACTGGAGAATGACCCTCAAGACGATCAGGAACGGGGTGCACAAGATAGACATGTACCTCAACGCGGCGCTGGACCTGCTGGGAGGAGAGGACGGCCTGTGCCTGTACAAATGCAGCGATG GGTCGAAGCCTTTTCCACGGTATGGGTATAAGCTTTCACCGCCGAATGGATGTGGATCCCCACTATTTGGAGTTAAT TTTGACATTGGTATCCCTTCAATGACAAAGTGCTGTAATCAACATGACAGATGCTATGATAcgtgtggcagtaaaaaaaatgaCTGTGATGAACAGTTTCAATATTGTCTCTCCAAGATCTGCAGAGAAGTACAGAAAACACTAGGAATATCAGAGACTGTACAGG CATGTGAATCAACTGTTCAGTTGTTGTTTGATGCTGTTATACATTTAGGATGTAAGCCATACCTGGATAGTCAGAGGGCTGCATGTATGTGCCAGTATGAGGACAAGACAGACCTGTAA